The Brasilonema sennae CENA114 genome includes a region encoding these proteins:
- a CDS encoding PAS domain S-box protein, whose amino-acid sequence MHTFAQFISLPSLDSAIDFFPLTVSPETLLSDVIALMKNHEPQARCVLIVENLQIVGWFTEHDALHLLFSDVNLQTAKVSEVMRTSIPTLKYSEIPCVVFILSFLRQYNLFCVPLIGEQGQLLGLCTYESICQALQQAQDIISSPSYGCMFASNEDITQQKRTTETLPESEEQFRKLANELPILMWISDVNGLNTFVNQSSVEFTGRPFEELLGEGWLEGIHPEDKQHCVDTYLPAFKNHQRFDYIYRFLRADGEYRSLSNIGVPRFESDGSFVGYIGCCIDITERVEAEFALQEVQAELETRVEERTRAVKQMNRQLIFEMTDRVYAEEQLRQSQQMLQLIMDNIPQGIFWKNTASVYLGCNRIFAKMFGLERAENVVGKTDYDFVVNEEEADFYSESDLKVMQTDTPEYHIIFSRIQKDGKQVWLQASKIPLHDHEGNVMGVLGTFEDITERKQAEESLQLRDRAIAASSNGIIIADVTMPDSPIIYANSALEQITGYSVEEVIGKNYSFLHGYDINQPGMTELHDAIAQGKSCTVVLRNYRKDGTLFWNQVSISPVYDNHGQFTHYISIQSDITERKQAEVALLVSQERLQYLLSSSPGVIYSSKIESDYSITFMSANVIATLGYEAHKFTADSRFWASHIHPEDLHQVFVALSKLLEQGHNSHEYRFLHKNGTYRWMYDQAKLVRNDAGEPLEIVGYWLDITERKQLEEELKASLYKEKELNELKSRFVSMTSHEFRTPLSTILSSSELLEHYRHKWTEEKQLSHLHRIQTSVKRMTEMLNNVLVIGKVEAGKLDFKPMPFDLVEYCHYLVEELQLNVNNQHAINFSSQSDSMPCCMDEKLLGHILGNLLSNAIKYSPTGTTVRFSLTFENALAVFRIQDQGIGIPPADLPHLFESFHRATNVGNIQGTGLGLAIVKNCVETHHGEITVKSEIGLGTLFTVTLPLNNYIPSEASHDQNFSH is encoded by the coding sequence ATGCACACCTTTGCTCAATTTATTTCACTGCCATCATTAGATTCTGCAATTGACTTTTTTCCCCTAACTGTTTCACCCGAAACACTTCTATCAGATGTCATAGCTCTGATGAAGAACCATGAACCGCAAGCAAGGTGTGTGTTGATAGTTGAGAATTTGCAGATAGTAGGGTGGTTTACAGAGCATGATGCTTTACACCTTCTATTTTCAGACGTCAACCTACAGACTGCCAAGGTGTCTGAAGTCATGAGGACTTCAATACCCACCCTAAAATATTCTGAGATTCCTTGTGTAGTATTTATACTGTCATTTTTACGCCAATATAATTTATTTTGTGTACCACTCATTGGTGAGCAAGGTCAACTCCTTGGCTTATGCACTTATGAAAGTATTTGTCAAGCCTTACAACAAGCACAGGACATTATATCGAGTCCGTCTTATGGCTGCATGTTTGCCAGCAACGAAGATATTACCCAGCAAAAAAGAACTACTGAGACATTGCCTGAGAGTGAGGAGCAATTCCGCAAACTGGCAAACGAGTTACCAATACTCATGTGGATAAGTGATGTTAATGGTTTGAATACATTTGTCAACCAATCTAGCGTAGAATTTACAGGACGCCCTTTTGAAGAGTTACTAGGTGAAGGTTGGCTTGAAGGAATTCATCCTGAAGATAAACAGCACTGTGTTGATACATATCTACCAGCATTCAAAAATCATCAACGTTTCGACTATATCTATCGTTTTTTGCGTGCTGATGGAGAGTATCGTTCGCTGAGCAACATAGGCGTTCCAAGGTTTGAATCTGATGGTAGCTTTGTTGGTTACATTGGCTGTTGTATAGATATTACTGAACGTGTAGAGGCAGAATTCGCATTACAAGAAGTACAAGCAGAGCTAGAAACGCGAGTTGAGGAGCGAACAAGGGCTGTCAAACAAATGAATCGGCAGCTGATTTTTGAAATGACTGATCGTGTTTATGCAGAAGAGCAACTGCGACAATCGCAGCAAATGTTGCAGTTGATCATGGACAACATTCCCCAAGGTATTTTCTGGAAAAATACAGCTTCTGTTTACTTAGGTTGTAATCGCATCTTTGCCAAAATGTTTGGTCTTGAGAGAGCAGAAAATGTTGTGGGCAAGACTGACTACGATTTCGTGGTTAACGAAGAGGAGGCAGATTTTTACAGTGAATCTGACCTGAAAGTGATGCAAACTGATACGCCCGAATATCACATTATCTTTTCCCGCATCCAAAAGGATGGTAAACAAGTTTGGCTACAGGCAAGTAAAATCCCACTTCACGATCATGAAGGCAATGTCATGGGGGTTCTTGGCACTTTTGAAGACATTACTGAGCGCAAACAAGCAGAAGAAAGTTTACAACTGCGCGATCGCGCGATCGCAGCTAGCAGTAATGGCATCATCATTGCTGATGTTACAATGCCAGACTCGCCAATCATATATGCTAACTCAGCTTTGGAGCAAATCACTGGTTATTCAGTAGAGGAGGTGATTGGGAAAAATTACAGTTTTCTCCACGGCTATGATATCAATCAACCGGGTATGACCGAGTTACACGATGCCATTGCGCAAGGAAAAAGTTGCACCGTAGTTTTACGTAACTACCGCAAAGATGGTACACTATTCTGGAATCAGGTCAGTATTTCTCCGGTTTATGACAATCATGGTCAATTTACTCATTACATTAGTATTCAAAGTGATATCACGGAACGCAAGCAGGCAGAGGTGGCGCTCTTAGTTTCGCAAGAGCGGTTGCAATACTTACTTTCTTCTAGTCCTGGTGTGATTTATAGCAGCAAAATCGAGAGCGACTATAGCATTACGTTTATGAGCGCAAACGTTATCGCGACACTTGGGTATGAAGCACATAAATTTACTGCTGATTCCAGGTTTTGGGCTAGTCATATTCACCCAGAAGACTTACACCAGGTGTTTGTAGCGCTGTCAAAACTTCTTGAGCAAGGGCACAATAGTCACGAGTATCGCTTTTTGCACAAAAATGGTACATATCGCTGGATGTACGATCAAGCAAAGCTGGTACGGAATGACGCTGGTGAACCATTGGAAATTGTCGGTTACTGGCTGGACATAACAGAACGTAAGCAGCTAGAAGAGGAATTAAAAGCTTCGCTGTATAAAGAAAAAGAACTGAATGAACTGAAATCTCGCTTTGTCTCAATGACTTCCCATGAATTTCGTACGCCGTTGAGCACTATTCTTTCCTCATCAGAGTTATTAGAACACTACCGCCATAAATGGACTGAGGAAAAACAACTGTCTCACCTGCATCGCATTCAAACTTCTGTCAAGCGTATGACTGAGATGTTAAACAATGTCTTAGTGATTGGAAAAGTGGAGGCAGGAAAATTAGATTTTAAACCCATGCCCTTTGATTTAGTTGAATACTGCCATTATCTAGTGGAAGAATTACAACTGAATGTTAATAATCAACATGCAATCAACTTTAGTAGTCAATCTGATTCCATGCCATGCTGTATGGATGAAAAATTGCTAGGGCATATTCTGGGTAATTTACTCTCGAATGCAATTAAGTATTCTCCAACTGGTACTACTGTCAGATTTTCCCTGACGTTTGAGAATGCTTTAGCAGTCTTTAGAATTCAAGACCAAGGAATAGGTATTCCACCAGCAGACTTACCTCACCTATTTGAGTCTTTTCACAGAGCAACAAACGTAGGTAACATCCAAGGTACGGGGTTAGGATTAGCAATTGTAAAAAACTGCGTGGAAACTCATCATGGTGAAATTACGGTAAAAAGTGAAATTGGGCTGGGAACTCTATTTACTGTAACTCTGCCGTTAAACAATTACATTCCATCAGAGGCAAGCCATGACCAAAATTTTAGTCATTGA